Proteins encoded within one genomic window of Sphingobacteriales bacterium:
- a CDS encoding DUF4126 domain-containing protein produces MHFVSKDALHFFSDNKVLLSLVMGLGLSASCGFRVFVPLLIAGIATKMGILHLGDGFQWMGSTPAIICFGAATVFEIGGYYIPFVDNILDTITTPASVLAGTLLTASAILPDIDPMLKWGLAIIVGGGSAGIIQAGTAMTRATSTVTTAGTANPLVATVEHILAIAGSILSLIIPFIIATIICILIVVFLFFVIRYFKRHIPKKESLPAPRQ; encoded by the coding sequence ATGCATTTCGTTTCTAAAGATGCCCTGCATTTTTTCAGCGACAACAAAGTATTACTGAGCCTTGTAATGGGGCTGGGTCTGAGTGCCAGCTGCGGGTTCCGCGTGTTTGTGCCGTTGCTGATAGCGGGAATTGCCACTAAAATGGGCATCCTGCACTTAGGTGATGGATTCCAGTGGATGGGCAGTACCCCTGCCATCATCTGTTTCGGGGCGGCTACTGTCTTTGAGATTGGCGGGTATTATATTCCCTTTGTCGACAATATCCTGGATACCATCACTACTCCCGCGTCGGTTCTGGCCGGTACCTTGTTAACGGCTTCCGCCATCCTGCCGGATATAGACCCGATGCTGAAGTGGGGGCTTGCCATCATTGTCGGAGGCGGCAGTGCCGGCATCATACAGGCCGGAACCGCCATGACACGGGCTACCTCCACCGTCACCACTGCAGGCACCGCCAATCCGTTGGTGGCTACCGTTGAGCATATTCTGGCAATCGCCGGCAGCATCCTGAGTCTGATCATTCCATTCATTATCGCCACCATCATCTGCATACTAATTGTGGTGTTCCTGTTTTTCGTTATCCGTTATTTCAAACGGCATATCCCGAAAAAGGAATCATTACCCGCCCCAAGACAGTAA
- a CDS encoding SPASM domain-containing protein translates to MNASAQNTLNFLSKLTIRRVWNMGLVYGSFYLTKYRKKPIQLGKPFSISFEPTTSCNLRCPECPSGLRSFTRPVGMLEPGFFRKTIDELSKELIYLTFYFQGEPYLNKNFLEMVTYARSKKIYTATSTNAHYLTDAVSKQTIESGLDRLIISIDGTTQETYQSYRVGGQLDKVIEGARNIVKWKKEMQSKTPYIIFQFLVVKPNEHQIDELKVLAREIGVDEVILKTAQVYDYKNGNELIPENEYYSRYKKNSDGTYSIKNSLENSCWKLWHSCVITWDGKVVPCCFDKDAQHQLGDLQTHSFSEIWDNDLYKDFRAKLVKGRKEIDICTNCSEGCEVNFNYEV, encoded by the coding sequence ATGAACGCATCCGCACAGAACACCCTTAATTTCCTGTCGAAACTGACCATTCGAAGGGTGTGGAATATGGGGTTGGTTTATGGTTCTTTTTACCTCACCAAATACCGGAAGAAACCCATCCAGCTGGGCAAGCCGTTTTCCATCTCATTTGAACCTACGACATCGTGCAACCTTCGTTGTCCGGAATGTCCGAGCGGCCTTCGTTCCTTTACCCGGCCCGTCGGCATGCTGGAGCCCGGTTTCTTTCGTAAAACGATAGATGAACTTTCCAAAGAACTGATTTACCTGACCTTCTATTTTCAGGGAGAGCCTTATCTCAATAAAAATTTCCTGGAAATGGTAACGTATGCCAGGTCTAAAAAAATCTATACCGCCACTTCCACCAATGCCCATTACCTGACGGATGCTGTGTCAAAACAAACCATTGAAAGCGGACTGGACAGGCTGATTATTTCCATCGACGGCACCACACAGGAAACCTATCAAAGTTACCGGGTGGGCGGGCAACTGGACAAAGTCATTGAAGGTGCGCGAAACATCGTGAAATGGAAAAAAGAAATGCAGTCAAAGACACCATACATAATTTTTCAGTTTCTGGTGGTGAAACCCAACGAACACCAGATAGATGAATTGAAAGTGCTGGCCAGAGAGATCGGTGTGGATGAAGTGATCCTGAAAACGGCTCAGGTGTACGATTACAAAAACGGAAATGAGCTGATTCCGGAAAACGAATACTATTCACGCTATAAAAAAAACAGCGATGGTACGTATTCCATCAAAAACAGCTTAGAAAATTCTTGCTGGAAATTATGGCACAGTTGTGTCATAACCTGGGACGGCAAGGTGGTGCCCTGCTGTTTTGACAAAGACGCACAGCATCAGCTGGGTGATTTGCAAACGCATTCGTTTTCGGAAATCTGGGACAATGATCTGTACAAAGACTTCCGGGCAAAACTGGTGAAAGGCAGAAAAGAAATCGACATCTGCACGAACTGCAGCGAAGGCTGTGAGGTGAATTTCAATTATGAAGTTTGA
- the miaA gene encoding tRNA (adenosine(37)-N6)-dimethylallyltransferase MiaA — protein MIDSCSKYLIVIAGPTAVGKTAVAIQLAKQYHTEIISADSRQLFKELNIGVARPGVEELAEVQHHFIANKSISENVSAGEYEREVLALLQELYKKKDVVVLCGGTGFYINALLYGFDEIPSVDPAIREMLNQRVKEKGIEPLQQQLGELDPETFHAMDIHNPQRVIRALEVCIGTGQKFSSFKKSADERESSLIRLGIIPIKIGLKVSKEQLHHNIHTRVDEMMRRGFLEEAKSVYPFRNHNALQTVGYKELFDCIEGKTTLEAAVELIKLHTRQYAKRQLTFFHKNSDYTWFEPAQIRKIIDFIDGVIK, from the coding sequence ATGATAGATTCCTGTTCGAAATACCTGATCGTCATTGCCGGACCAACGGCAGTTGGAAAGACAGCCGTTGCCATACAGTTGGCCAAACAGTATCATACGGAAATCATTTCAGCAGATTCCCGCCAACTGTTTAAAGAATTGAATATCGGAGTGGCGCGCCCGGGTGTGGAAGAACTGGCTGAAGTACAGCATCATTTTATTGCGAATAAAAGTATTTCAGAAAATGTATCTGCCGGCGAATATGAACGGGAGGTGCTGGCGCTGCTGCAGGAATTATACAAAAAAAAAGATGTGGTGGTGTTGTGCGGCGGAACCGGATTCTATATCAATGCGCTCTTGTATGGATTTGATGAAATTCCATCTGTAGATCCGGCAATCAGAGAAATGCTGAATCAGCGGGTTAAAGAAAAGGGCATTGAACCATTACAGCAGCAGTTAGGCGAACTGGATCCGGAGACTTTTCATGCGATGGACATCCATAATCCCCAACGGGTCATTCGTGCGCTGGAAGTCTGTATCGGAACGGGACAGAAGTTTTCTTCGTTCAAGAAATCAGCCGACGAAAGAGAATCCTCCTTAATTCGCTTAGGGATTATTCCGATAAAAATCGGATTGAAGGTGTCAAAAGAACAGCTGCACCACAACATCCACACCCGAGTGGACGAAATGATGCGTCGCGGATTTCTGGAAGAGGCAAAATCGGTATATCCTTTCAGAAACCATAATGCCCTGCAAACGGTTGGCTATAAGGAACTGTTTGACTGTATAGAAGGGAAAACCACCCTCGAGGCAGCCGTGGAATTGATTAAACTGCATACCCGTCAGTATGCCAAACGGCAGCTTACCTTTTTTCATAAGAACAGCGACTATACCTGGTTTGAGCCCGCCCAGATCCGCAAAATCATAGATTTTATTGATGGAGTGATAAAGTAA
- a CDS encoding 2,3,4,5-tetrahydropyridine-2,6-dicarboxylate N-succinyltransferase produces MTAIQQIIENAWDNRTLLQESATLAAVNEVITLLDTGRLRVAEPKDAGWKVNDWVKKAVILYFPTQKMETIEVGPFEFYDKIPLKRNYAELGVRVVPHAIARRGAFIERGVVLMPSYVNIGAYVDSGTMVDTWATVGSCAQIGKNVHLSGGVGIGGVLEPVQAAPVIIEDNCFIGSRCIVVEGVRVEAEAVLGANVVLTMSTKIIDVSGSEPKEYRGVVPARSVVIPGTIPKEFPAGTYQVPCALIIGKRKASTDTKTSLNDALRDFNVAV; encoded by the coding sequence ATGACAGCAATACAACAAATCATTGAAAATGCCTGGGATAACAGAACGCTGCTGCAGGAATCCGCCACTTTAGCTGCTGTCAATGAGGTGATAACGCTGCTGGACACGGGAAGATTGCGTGTGGCGGAGCCAAAGGATGCCGGCTGGAAAGTGAACGACTGGGTAAAGAAGGCGGTGATTTTATATTTCCCGACTCAGAAAATGGAAACGATAGAAGTCGGCCCGTTTGAGTTTTATGATAAAATCCCATTGAAACGCAATTATGCTGAACTGGGAGTGCGGGTGGTGCCACATGCCATTGCCCGTCGCGGCGCTTTTATTGAGCGGGGGGTGGTGCTGATGCCGTCCTACGTGAATATTGGTGCGTATGTGGACAGCGGGACGATGGTGGATACCTGGGCAACGGTAGGCAGCTGTGCTCAAATCGGAAAGAACGTACATTTAAGCGGTGGTGTCGGAATTGGCGGTGTGCTGGAGCCTGTGCAGGCAGCTCCGGTTATCATAGAGGACAATTGTTTTATCGGTTCCCGTTGTATCGTCGTGGAAGGTGTCCGGGTGGAAGCGGAAGCAGTATTGGGGGCGAATGTCGTGCTGACGATGTCCACTAAAATCATCGATGTATCCGGAAGTGAGCCGAAAGAATACAGAGGGGTGGTGCCGGCACGAAGCGTGGTGATTCCCGGAACGATTCCGAAAGAATTTCCGGCCGGAACCTACCAGGTGCCTTGTGCCCTCATCATTGGCAAACGTAAGGCAAGCACGGATACGAAAACTTCTTTAAACGATGCACTACGTGACTTTAATGTGGCAGTGTAA
- a CDS encoding toxin-antitoxin system YwqK family antitoxin codes for MNEVKDKLNVSTKWFFLLLVLITFAGCSNKKKVVIKDNAGRVLEEYYTLKDKPDQKTGNYTSYYESGKIKELSNFTDGKPEGKRTLYFESGKIMVVENYKVGNYEGAYKSYFENGGLESEGQFRDNARDGVWKVYYESPKNAVKQEATFKDNLVNGHAKEYHANGTLIAEGNKIEIGDGVDVYDGKVQVYDSLGTLVKVLVYDKGRQISKEAIN; via the coding sequence ATGAACGAGGTTAAAGATAAATTAAATGTAAGCACAAAATGGTTTTTCCTTTTGTTGGTGTTAATAACTTTTGCCGGGTGCAGCAATAAAAAGAAGGTCGTCATCAAAGACAATGCCGGCAGGGTTCTGGAGGAATATTATACCCTGAAAGATAAGCCGGATCAGAAGACAGGCAACTACACCTCCTATTACGAAAGCGGTAAGATAAAAGAGCTGAGCAATTTTACAGATGGGAAACCGGAAGGAAAGCGTACCCTGTATTTTGAAAGCGGCAAGATCATGGTAGTGGAAAACTACAAAGTCGGCAACTACGAAGGCGCATACAAATCTTATTTTGAGAACGGCGGGCTGGAATCTGAGGGACAGTTCAGGGACAATGCCCGGGATGGTGTTTGGAAAGTATATTATGAATCGCCTAAAAATGCCGTTAAACAAGAAGCGACCTTTAAGGACAATCTGGTTAACGGCCATGCAAAGGAATACCATGCGAACGGAACGCTCATTGCCGAAGGCAACAAGATAGAAATCGGTGACGGAGTAGATGTTTATGACGGCAAGGTGCAAGTGTATGATTCTTTAGGTACCTTAGTGAAGGTTTTAGTCTACGACAAAGGAAGACAAATCAGCAAAGAAGCAATAAATTAA
- a CDS encoding DUF4920 domain-containing protein yields the protein MKKIIYVLTACILFACQSTTRNMGEQFEVKSPVSIDALTKQLDSIPSATDIQIEGTVAKSCMSEGCWFTIKDADGTEILLDIKDKSFKVPTNSPGQTVIVLADAVKNSSAKSDEEPYNISVRGMRFK from the coding sequence ATGAAAAAGATTATTTACGTATTAACCGCATGTATCCTGTTCGCCTGCCAAAGCACCACCAGGAATATGGGAGAACAGTTTGAAGTGAAATCACCGGTGTCCATCGATGCCCTGACCAAACAACTGGACAGTATTCCGTCGGCTACAGACATCCAGATTGAAGGCACGGTAGCGAAAAGCTGCATGAGCGAAGGGTGTTGGTTTACCATCAAAGATGCTGACGGTACGGAGATATTACTGGATATCAAAGACAAGTCGTTCAAGGTGCCGACCAACAGTCCGGGACAGACCGTCATTGTGCTGGCGGATGCCGTAAAAAACAGTTCTGCCAAATCAGATGAAGAGCCTTACAATATTTCTGTAAGAGGTATGAGGTTTAAATAA
- a CDS encoding DUF3127 domain-containing protein, translating into MELKGKIYKVNPVQTGEGKNGVWKKQEVVIETENGKFPRKVCVVFWTELVNDNAFQEGNDISVEADVESREYNGKWYTDVKAWRVNKTEQSAAPRRENTPPPAYTETDVPNEQIEDDLPF; encoded by the coding sequence ATGGAATTGAAAGGAAAAATTTACAAAGTGAATCCCGTACAGACTGGAGAAGGAAAAAACGGCGTTTGGAAAAAGCAGGAAGTGGTGATAGAAACGGAAAACGGTAAATTCCCCAGGAAAGTTTGTGTTGTCTTCTGGACAGAATTGGTCAATGATAATGCTTTTCAGGAAGGAAACGACATTTCAGTGGAAGCGGATGTCGAAAGCCGGGAATATAACGGCAAATGGTATACGGATGTAAAGGCATGGAGAGTGAATAAAACGGAACAGTCTGCCGCGCCACGCAGAGAAAATACACCGCCGCCTGCCTACACCGAAACAGATGTGCCCAATGAGCAGATAGAAGACGACCTGCCGTTTTAG
- a CDS encoding threonylcarbamoyl-AMP synthase: MEAAVSALQNGQTILYPTDTIWGIGCDATNEAAVDKIFAIKHRPKEKSLIVLVDSLEMLKRYADIDEDTATLLDSAELPTTVIYSCPRNMAPNAVNADDTIAIRIVRHPFCQAMIKAFGKPVVSTSANISGQPAPAVFSDIAPGIMQAADLVIDERYDTSVYKYPSKLIKILDDNSIQYLR, encoded by the coding sequence ATAGAAGCAGCGGTTTCGGCTCTCCAAAACGGACAAACCATTTTGTATCCAACCGATACCATCTGGGGAATCGGCTGTGATGCAACGAATGAAGCTGCTGTCGATAAAATCTTCGCCATCAAACATCGCCCCAAAGAAAAAAGCCTGATAGTATTGGTGGATTCATTGGAAATGCTGAAACGATATGCAGATATCGATGAAGATACCGCCACACTGCTGGATTCAGCGGAGCTGCCCACTACCGTCATTTATTCCTGTCCCAGAAATATGGCCCCCAATGCGGTGAATGCGGATGATACCATTGCGATACGGATTGTCCGCCATCCGTTTTGCCAGGCAATGATAAAAGCATTCGGCAAGCCTGTTGTCAGCACCTCTGCCAATATTTCCGGGCAACCCGCACCTGCTGTATTCAGTGATATCGCCCCCGGAATTATGCAGGCTGCTGACCTGGTGATTGATGAACGATACGATACATCTGTTTATAAATATCCGTCTAAGCTGATAAAAATACTGGACGATAACTCCATTCAGTATTTGAGATAA
- a CDS encoding MFS transporter, with product MIANAIRYYLRAYKGLSREIWLLALVNLINRCGTMVIPFLMLYLTSQLGCSISQAGVVMSLWGIGAFIGSYFGGRLTDNIGFYKIQLLSLFFGGIGFIILGQLGNYYAICIFTFLLAMVNEAFRPANSAAMGKFSTEENRMRSFTLMRLSFNLGWAVGAGLGGFIAHHSYQLLFWIDGITNILAAIMLWYLLPDKYTREIKEMVKDSTQKVSVFADKVFVQFILVSVIYLSCFVQLFTNLPVFFKKDLHLEENLIGYLASWNGILIVLIEMTVIYWVERNWSKRRAIILGVSFHVAAYLFASFFHLNFLGAFMMMTMITLSEMFAFSVLVNFWMSRTDDTNRGQYAAIWTMVWAFSQTVGPFLGSVTAQHTGFKVLWLGIAILSTIATFLYAKIIRN from the coding sequence ATGATTGCAAATGCCATCCGATATTATTTGAGAGCCTACAAGGGACTTTCCCGGGAAATCTGGTTGCTGGCACTGGTGAATCTGATCAACCGCTGCGGCACGATGGTCATTCCGTTCCTGATGCTATACCTTACCTCCCAGTTGGGTTGCAGCATCAGTCAGGCGGGCGTGGTGATGAGCTTATGGGGAATCGGTGCGTTTATCGGCAGTTATTTCGGAGGCAGGCTGACGGATAACATCGGGTTTTATAAAATCCAATTGTTGAGTTTGTTCTTTGGTGGTATCGGATTTATCATCTTAGGCCAGCTCGGAAACTATTATGCCATCTGTATCTTTACTTTTTTACTGGCAATGGTCAATGAGGCTTTCCGTCCGGCTAACTCTGCGGCGATGGGTAAATTCAGCACGGAAGAAAACCGTATGCGATCCTTTACATTGATGCGCCTGTCTTTCAATTTAGGTTGGGCTGTCGGTGCCGGGCTGGGAGGATTTATCGCACACCATTCTTATCAGTTATTGTTTTGGATAGATGGCATCACCAATATACTTGCGGCCATCATGTTATGGTATTTGTTGCCGGATAAATACACGAGGGAAATTAAGGAAATGGTAAAAGACAGCACACAAAAGGTTTCGGTATTTGCAGACAAGGTGTTTGTACAGTTTATCCTGGTATCGGTGATTTATCTGAGTTGCTTCGTTCAGTTGTTTACCAACCTGCCTGTCTTCTTCAAAAAAGACCTGCACCTTGAAGAGAATCTCATCGGCTATCTCGCATCGTGGAATGGAATCCTGATTGTCCTCATAGAAATGACCGTCATTTACTGGGTAGAGCGAAACTGGTCGAAGCGGAGAGCCATCATTCTGGGCGTTTCCTTTCATGTTGCCGCTTATCTGTTTGCATCCTTTTTTCATCTGAACTTTCTCGGCGCGTTTATGATGATGACGATGATTACCCTGAGTGAGATGTTTGCCTTCTCCGTGCTGGTCAACTTCTGGATGAGCCGTACCGACGATACCAACCGCGGACAGTATGCCGCCATCTGGACGATGGTGTGGGCGTTTTCGCAAACAGTCGGCCCGTTTCTGGGTTCTGTAACGGCACAGCACACCGGATTTAAGGTTTTATGGTTGGGTATTGCTATCTTGAGTACGATAGCAACCTTCCTTTATGCTAAAATTATCAGAAATTAG
- a CDS encoding glycosyltransferase family 4 protein, which translates to MTIGFDGKRLYDNKTGLGNYSRTLLHRLLNFYPDEEYKIFVHQKYFEDSPYKYEYFVERTVISDAFSADLWRFKGVENDILQQGINVYHGLSNEVPELPSTIKKVVTIHDVIFHKLPKTFPFIDRQMYAYKTKKACHIADVVVAVSEQTKADLIESLKIQEDKIQVVYPTWNREYEHECNYVLKDEYFARYGLPRDFVLYVGAISKRKNFLRLLEAMTLPENQDKNLVAVSNGGDEYGVAESFIYEKELEGRVFFLKDLPWYELPIIYHMSQGLVYPSLYEGFGLPILEALRCGKPVITSNISSMPEVGGDACIFIDPTNVEEISAAINFIYYNLDLAAEIKIKSQEQIQKFSPEKMTEKMMNIYKSL; encoded by the coding sequence ATGACAATTGGTTTTGACGGTAAAAGGTTATACGACAATAAAACCGGTTTGGGAAATTACAGCCGGACACTGCTGCATCGTCTGCTGAATTTTTATCCCGATGAGGAATACAAAATCTTTGTACATCAGAAATATTTTGAAGACAGCCCCTATAAGTATGAATATTTTGTAGAGCGTACCGTCATCTCCGACGCATTCAGCGCGGATTTGTGGCGTTTCAAAGGGGTCGAGAATGATATTCTGCAGCAGGGAATAAACGTCTATCACGGTTTGAGCAATGAAGTGCCTGAACTTCCTTCCACCATTAAAAAGGTTGTGACGATTCACGATGTTATTTTTCATAAACTGCCCAAAACATTTCCGTTCATCGACCGGCAGATGTATGCGTACAAGACCAAGAAAGCCTGTCATATCGCAGATGTCGTGGTGGCGGTGAGCGAACAGACAAAAGCGGATTTGATAGAATCGCTTAAGATTCAGGAAGATAAGATTCAGGTGGTTTATCCGACGTGGAACAGGGAATACGAACATGAATGCAATTATGTGTTAAAGGATGAATATTTTGCGCGCTATGGCCTGCCCAGAGATTTTGTGCTGTATGTGGGAGCCATCAGCAAACGTAAAAATTTCCTGCGGTTGCTGGAAGCGATGACATTGCCGGAAAACCAGGATAAGAACCTGGTAGCGGTTTCCAATGGCGGCGATGAATATGGCGTTGCGGAGAGTTTTATTTATGAAAAGGAGCTGGAAGGAAGGGTATTTTTTCTGAAAGACTTGCCGTGGTACGAGTTGCCGATTATCTACCACATGTCGCAGGGGTTGGTGTATCCAAGTTTGTATGAAGGTTTTGGTTTGCCTATTCTGGAAGCGTTGCGCTGCGGCAAGCCGGTTATCACCAGCAATATTTCTTCCATGCCGGAAGTGGGCGGTGATGCCTGTATCTTCATTGACCCTACGAATGTGGAGGAAATCTCAGCAGCCATCAACTTTATTTATTACAACCTGGATTTGGCGGCTGAAATAAAAATAAAATCACAGGAACAGATTCAGAAATTCAGTCCGGAAAAAATGACGGAGAAGATGATGAATATTTACAAAAGTCTTTAA
- a CDS encoding HD domain-containing protein produces MQLQFSEREVELLQIIAKSAAALNVEAFAVGGFVRDKILGRDCKDIDIVCVGSGIELAMKAADSIIPRPHVSYFKNFGTAQIRLYDIELEFVGARKESYQRDSRKPIVEDGTLEDDQNRRDFTINALAICLSENRFGEIIDPFNGLEDLKNGILRTPLDPNITFDDDPLRMMRAVRFAAQLNFRIEDRTYQCIGPLANRLQIISQERITDELNKIILSGQPSIGFKLLFNTRLLHQFFPEMVRLQGVSVQDNYGHKDNFYHTLKVLDNLSENSNDLWLRWAAILHDIAKPATQRFEDGHGWTFHGHEVVGAKWTPKIFARLKLPLDEKMKFVQKMVMLHLRPISLTKENITDSAIRRILFDAGEDLESLLLLCDADITSKNEEKVKRYKENLKMVLQKIKEVEERDHIRNWQPPIDGELIMKTFGIKPSREVGVIKEYIRDCILDGIIPNDFDAAYLRMLEKGREMDLSPNVISNDSEKS; encoded by the coding sequence ATGCAATTACAGTTTTCAGAAAGGGAGGTGGAATTACTGCAAATTATTGCCAAAAGCGCTGCGGCGTTGAATGTAGAAGCATTTGCCGTCGGGGGATTTGTGCGCGATAAGATACTCGGCAGAGACTGCAAGGATATTGACATCGTATGCGTGGGAAGCGGTATTGAGCTGGCGATGAAAGCAGCAGACAGTATTATTCCGAGACCCCATGTTTCGTATTTCAAAAATTTCGGGACGGCGCAAATCCGTTTATACGATATTGAGCTGGAGTTTGTCGGCGCCCGAAAGGAATCTTATCAGAGAGATTCCCGCAAGCCCATTGTCGAAGACGGAACCCTGGAAGATGACCAGAATCGCAGGGACTTTACCATCAATGCTCTGGCCATCTGTTTATCGGAAAATAGATTTGGGGAAATTATTGACCCGTTTAACGGGCTGGAAGATTTGAAAAACGGTATCCTGCGTACACCGCTGGATCCGAATATCACATTTGATGATGACCCGCTCCGCATGATGCGGGCGGTGCGTTTTGCCGCCCAGTTGAATTTCAGGATAGAAGATAGAACGTATCAGTGCATCGGGCCGCTGGCGAACAGGTTACAAATCATTTCACAGGAAAGGATTACGGATGAACTCAACAAGATAATTTTATCCGGACAGCCTTCCATTGGTTTTAAATTGTTATTCAATACCAGACTCCTGCATCAGTTTTTCCCCGAAATGGTCAGGCTGCAGGGTGTTTCTGTACAGGATAATTACGGACACAAGGATAATTTCTACCATACCCTGAAAGTACTCGATAATTTATCGGAAAACTCCAATGATTTATGGCTGCGATGGGCCGCCATCCTGCACGATATTGCCAAACCGGCCACCCAGCGTTTTGAAGACGGCCACGGCTGGACCTTTCACGGGCATGAGGTGGTAGGCGCAAAATGGACACCCAAAATTTTTGCGCGTCTGAAACTGCCGTTAGATGAAAAGATGAAGTTTGTACAGAAGATGGTCATGCTGCACTTGCGCCCTATTTCATTAACCAAAGAAAATATCACCGATTCCGCGATACGCAGGATACTGTTTGACGCCGGTGAGGATTTGGAGAGCCTGTTGTTGTTGTGCGATGCAGACATCACCTCCAAGAATGAAGAGAAAGTGAAACGGTATAAGGAGAACCTGAAAATGGTGCTTCAGAAAATAAAGGAAGTGGAGGAGCGCGATCATATCCGCAACTGGCAGCCTCCGATAGACGGTGAACTGATCATGAAGACTTTCGGAATCAAACCATCCCGGGAAGTCGGTGTCATTAAAGAATATATCAGGGACTGTATTTTAGACGGTATCATTCCCAATGATTTTGATGCCGCCTATCTGCGGATGCTGGAAAAAGGAAGGGAGATGGATTTGTCTCCAAATGTCATTTCGAACGATAGTGAGAAATCTTAA
- a CDS encoding metallophosphoesterase family protein has translation MTRIGILSDTHGFLDEQVFEHFKDVDMIWHAGDIGTQEVTDKLKAFKPLYAVYGNIDGHELRAEFPETRLIKVEGSKVMITHIAGAVGKYNAYVNALLRHEKPDILVCGHSHIVKVMKDPKHGFLYVNPGAAGIHGFHKTKTIIRFEIENGKPQKMELIELGLRGKL, from the coding sequence ATGACACGTATCGGTATATTATCGGACACACACGGCTTTCTGGACGAGCAGGTCTTCGAACATTTTAAAGATGTGGACATGATCTGGCATGCCGGTGATATCGGTACACAGGAAGTGACGGATAAGCTTAAAGCCTTCAAGCCGCTGTATGCCGTTTATGGAAATATAGACGGGCATGAGCTGCGCGCCGAATTCCCCGAAACCCGGCTGATAAAGGTGGAAGGGAGCAAGGTTATGATCACCCATATTGCCGGTGCCGTGGGAAAATACAATGCCTATGTCAACGCACTTCTGAGACACGAAAAACCCGATATCCTCGTCTGCGGGCATTCGCATATCGTCAAGGTGATGAAAGACCCGAAGCATGGTTTCTTATATGTCAATCCGGGTGCGGCCGGAATACACGGATTCCACAAAACCAAAACCATTATCCGTTTTGAGATAGAAAACGGCAAGCCTCAAAAGATGGAGTTGATAGAATTGGGATTAAGGGGAAAATTGTAA